One Salvelinus sp. IW2-2015 linkage group LG4q.2, ASM291031v2, whole genome shotgun sequence DNA window includes the following coding sequences:
- the LOC111963207 gene encoding coiled-coil domain-containing protein 28B, translated as MEDKRKKRSPKVSLPQPPPPPVNPRKLSVLPSSKSATFSLGLPQPPSPKNRGKFKRSIGAVGQSKDVLSVVVAAPPKTTRPHKEKARAPQPAGPSKMAQSSPLQHSFLTDVSDVREMEGGLLNLLNDFHSGKLQAFGKVCSFEQLEHVREMQEKLARLHFSLDSHVEELSEDKRKCASDHNLEHLLCNLEELSSSIQKLHLAENQDLPKTSGP; from the exons ATGGAGGACAAGCGTAAGAAGCGGAGCCCCAAGGTGTCTCTACcccagcccccccctcccccggtcAACCCCCGTAAGCTCTCAGTCCTCCCCTCCAGCAAGAGTGCCACCTTCTCCCTTGGCCTcccccaacccccctcccccaaaaacaGAGGCAAGTTCAAGAGGTCCATTGGGGCAGTAGGACAGTCCAAAGATGTGCTCAGTGTGGTCGTAGCAGCTCCACCAAAGACCACAAG GCCTCACAAGGAGAAGGCCAGGGCTCCCCAGCCAGCAGGGCCCAGTAAGATGGCCCAGTCCTCCCCGCTGCAGCACTCCTTCCTCACGGATGTGTCTgatgtgagagagatggagggaggcctCCTCAACCTGCTCAATGACTTCCACTCCGGAAAACTACAGGCTTTTG GGAAGGTTTGCTCCTTTGAGCAGCTGGAGCATGTGCGTGAAATGCAGGAGAAGCTTGCACGGCTACACTTCAGTCTGGACAGCCATGTGGAGGAGCTGTCAGAGGACAAGAGGAAGTGTGCCTCTGACCACAACCTGGAGCACCTGCTCTGCAAT CTGGAGGAACTCAGCAGCTCAAT ACAAAAACTACACCTGGCTGAAAACCAGGATCTGCCCAAGACGTCTGGACCTTGA